The following are encoded in a window of Pan troglodytes isolate AG18354 chromosome 4, NHGRI_mPanTro3-v2.0_pri, whole genome shotgun sequence genomic DNA:
- the BASP1 gene encoding brain acid soluble protein 1, protein MGGKLSKKKKGYNVNDEKAKEKDKKAEGAATEEEGTPKESEPQAAAEPAEAKEGKEKPDQDAEGKAEEKEGEKDAAAAKEEAPKAEPEKTEGAAEAKAEPPKAPEQEQAAPGPAAGGEAPKAAEAAAAPAESAAPAAGEEPSKEEGEPKKTEAPAAPAAQETKSDGAPASDSKPGSSEAAPSSKETPAATEAPSSTPKAQGPAASAEEPKPVEAPAANSDQTVAVKE, encoded by the coding sequence ATGGGAGGCAAGCTCAGCAAGAAGAAGAAGGGCTACAATGTGAACGACGAGAAAGCCAAGGAGAAAGACAAGAAGGCCGAGGGCGCGGCGACGGAAGAGGAGGGGACCCCGAAGGAGAGTGAGCCCCAGGCGGCCGCAGAGCCCgccgaggccaaggagggcaaGGAGAAGCCCGACCAGGACGCCGAGGGCAAGGCCGAGGAGAAGGAGGGCGAGAAGGACGCGGCGGCTGCCAAGGAGGAGGCCCCGAAGGCGGAGCCCGAGAAGACGGAGGGCGCGGCAGAGGCCAAGGCTGAGCCCCCGAAGGCGCCCGAGCAGGAGCAGGCGGCCCCCGGCCCCGCTGCGGGCGGCGAGGCCCCCAAAGCTGCTGAGGCCGCCGCGGCCCCGGCCGAGAGCGCGGCCCCTGCCGCCGGGGAGGAGCCCAGCAAGGAGGAAGGGGAACCCAAAAAGACTGAGGCGCCCGCAGCTCCTGCCGCCCAGGAGACCAAAAGTGACGGGGCCCCAGCTTCAGACTCAAAACCCGGCAGCTCGGAGGCTGCCCCCTCTTCCAAGGAGACCCCCGCAGCCACGGAAGCGCCTAGTTCCACACCCAAGGCCCAGGGCCCCGCAGCCTCCGCAGAAGAGCCCAAGCCGGTGGAGGCCCCGGCAGCTAATTCCGATCAAACCGTAGCCGTGAAAGAGTGA